The following are from one region of the Sus scrofa isolate TJ Tabasco breed Duroc unplaced genomic scaffold, Sscrofa11.1 Contig991, whole genome shotgun sequence genome:
- the LOC100523800 gene encoding olfactory receptor 2W1-like produces MEASNGSSRTDFILLGFSDRPQLERIISAFVFIFYIVTLVGNTTIILVSYLDTQLHTPMYFFLSNLSFLDLCYTTSIIPQMLVNLWGPKKSITYGGCVLQFFFALDLGATECLLLAVMAYDRYAAVCQPLHYTVIMHSQLCQKMVLTAWLGGLGSALILCTLTLKLPRCGHQKVDNFFCEMPALIKMACVYSKVIEVVVFALGVVFLLVPLSLILISYGVITQAVMKIKSEARWQKIFNTCGSHLTVVTLFYGTIIYMYMKPHSSTSQDEGKFFTLFYTIVTPSLNPLIYTLRNKDVKSAIKKILWIQKWAAKS; encoded by the coding sequence ATGGAAGCCAGCAATGGAAGTTCCAGAACAGACTTCATCCTTCTGGGCTTTTCTGATCGGCCCCAATTAGAACGCATCATCTCTGCATTTGTCTTCATCTTCTATATTGTAACTCTGGTAGGAAACACAACTATCATTCTTGTATCTTACCTAGACACCCAGCTCCATactcccatgtatttcttcttatccaatttgtcttttttggaccTCTGTTATACAACTAGCATTATCCCCCAGATGCTGGTAAATCTATGGGGTCCAAAAAAGTCTATTACATATGGAGGATGTGTGCTCCAATTCTTCTTTGCCCTTGACTTGGGAGCCACAGAATGTCTTCTCTTGGCTGTGATGGCTTATGATCGCTATGCTGCTGTCTGTCAACCTCTTCACTACACAGTAATAATGCACTCTCAGCTCTGCCAGAAGATGGTGCTGACCGCCTGGTTAGGTGGCCTTGGCAGTGCCTTAATTCTTTGCACCTTGACTTTGAAGTTGCCAAGATGTGGGCACCAGAAGGTGGATAATTTTTTCTGTGAGATGCCAGCATTGATCAAGATGGCATGTGTCTATTCAAAAGTAATTGAGGTTGTTGTCTTTGCTCTTGGCGTGGTATTTCTTCTAGTACCTCTATCGCTAATTCTGATTTCATATGGAGTTATCACTCAAGCTGTCATGAAGATCAAGTCAGAAGCAAGGTGGCAAAAGATCTTCAATACATGTGGTTCCCACCTCACAGTAGTAACTCTGTTTTACGGAACAATCATCTATATGTACATGAAGCCACATTCTAGCACCTCCCAAGATGAGGGGAAGTTCTTTACTCTCTTTTACACAATTGTCACACCCAGCCTTAACCCTCTGATATACACTTTAAGAAACAAAGATGTAAAGAGTGCAATAAAGAAAATACTATGGATACAAAAATGGGCAGCAAAATCATga